In Blastopirellula sp. J2-11, a single genomic region encodes these proteins:
- a CDS encoding SGNH/GDSL hydrolase family protein → MQRLLFIMITLAALVSPAMGEKFDPARWEKSIAGLEAKDAKTTPSKNGVVFIGSSSIRKWDLPKYFPGQAVINHGFGGSHLEDSVYYADRLVTPLQPRAVVLYAGDNDVGHGYQPERIKDAFLKFVDKVHAKLPETEILFIAVKPSISRWKLVDQVRATNRLISAECEKSDLLTFIDVDAPMLGEDGKPRAELFQKDGLHMTDAGYQIWTKLVQPEIAK, encoded by the coding sequence ATGCAGCGATTGCTATTTATCATGATCACGCTGGCGGCGCTTGTGTCGCCGGCGATGGGCGAAAAATTTGACCCCGCTCGCTGGGAAAAATCGATCGCGGGGCTGGAAGCGAAGGACGCCAAAACCACGCCTTCGAAAAATGGGGTCGTCTTTATCGGCAGCTCCAGCATTCGCAAGTGGGATTTGCCGAAGTACTTTCCTGGGCAGGCGGTGATCAATCACGGCTTTGGTGGTTCGCACCTGGAAGATTCGGTCTACTACGCCGATCGTCTGGTCACGCCGCTCCAACCGCGAGCCGTCGTCCTCTACGCCGGCGATAACGACGTCGGGCACGGCTATCAGCCAGAGCGGATCAAGGACGCCTTCCTGAAGTTTGTTGACAAGGTCCATGCGAAACTGCCGGAAACCGAGATCCTGTTTATCGCGGTCAAGCCGAGCATTTCTCGTTGGAAGCTGGTCGATCAGGTTCGGGCAACCAATCGCCTGATCTCGGCCGAGTGCGAAAAGAGCGACCTGTTGACCTTCATTGACGTCGACGCACCGATGCTGGGCGAAGATGGCAAGCCGCGCGCCGAGTTGTTTCAGAAAGATGGCCTGCACATGACAGACGCCGGCTATCAAATTTGGACCAAGCTGGTGCAGCCGGAGATCGCCAAGTAG
- a CDS encoding alpha/beta fold hydrolase encodes MTAAVDKYFDSDGVQLRYIEQGYGEPVILLHGFTRNIEQGWVDYKLFDRLSEFFRVIALDARGHGKSDKPHGDVYGKQMYVDVVRLMDHLKLESAHLVGYSMGGRLSLKTTIDYPKRVRSTLLLAAGAGRAEEGQQLWSELSESLETAGQLHPLMKVLWSNRKPPSERQLTAMNVNMMLGNDPLALAGVARGYHELGVTTEEVASITTPLQVVIGEEDAAARSDADRLCRDAPHATCILVPGADHFSLLLRPQLGTYIVDFLLQVS; translated from the coding sequence ATGACTGCCGCGGTTGACAAGTATTTTGATAGCGACGGCGTCCAGTTGCGTTATATCGAGCAGGGATACGGCGAGCCGGTGATCTTGCTGCATGGATTTACGCGAAACATCGAGCAAGGTTGGGTCGACTACAAATTGTTCGACCGGCTGAGCGAATTTTTTCGCGTTATTGCGCTCGATGCGCGCGGACATGGCAAAAGCGACAAGCCGCATGGCGACGTCTATGGCAAACAGATGTACGTCGACGTCGTCCGCTTGATGGATCATCTGAAGCTCGAATCGGCCCATCTGGTTGGATATTCGATGGGGGGGCGTTTGTCGCTGAAAACGACGATTGACTATCCCAAGCGAGTTCGCTCGACGCTGCTGTTGGCCGCCGGCGCCGGTCGCGCAGAAGAGGGCCAGCAGTTGTGGAGCGAGTTGAGCGAGTCGCTCGAAACCGCCGGCCAACTCCATCCCCTGATGAAAGTGCTGTGGTCGAACCGCAAACCGCCGAGTGAACGACAATTGACGGCGATGAACGTCAACATGATGCTTGGGAATGATCCTTTGGCGCTAGCCGGCGTCGCGCGCGGCTATCACGAGCTCGGCGTAACTACGGAAGAAGTCGCGTCGATTACGACTCCCCTGCAGGTGGTGATCGGCGAAGAAGACGCCGCCGCGCGCAGCGACGCCGATCGATTGTGCCGCGATGCGCCCCATGCTACTTGCATACTGGTCCCTGGCGCCGATCACTTCTCGCTCTTGTTACGACCGCAGCTAGGAACGTACATTGTGGACTTCCTACTGCAAGTTTCTTAA
- a CDS encoding AAA domain-containing protein, translating into MAKLHLESLPLGTTNGGVFKLLIEEAGVNNRDIGRIQLQRRSAAIELPADVCGRTQRKLADSAPELVAWVEPDHVEQPALFRQLERCLQFEAKEQEERIAGDPGSLRLKGLRLQDQWSALGGRMVCRLTGKNPQARMAMHGLRVGSPIVLLSHSGEDRARGVVTRVSSTALEVAIGGLWEGDEDKLGVAISTDEIARKRQECAMLKAASASGNRTAELRDVLLELQPPSFDEKDDSLTSPQLNASQQAAVQLALSARDFSIIHGPPGTGKTITLAEIVRAAVARGEKVLACAPSNLAVDNLVERFWACGLKAVRLGHPARVSESLHDALLESLVREHPDAKLAEKLVSEAKTLFRKADRFTRSKPAPGEKRSLRDEARELLDDAARIQQQTLERLLDDAPVVCCTLTGIDDDLLGARRFDLTVIDEACQTTEPACWIPVSRSQRLVIAGDHCQLPPTIVSRAAEAAGFGVSMLERLIARYPQAAQRLEQQYRMHAHIMEFSSLEFYDGALLADQSVEAHSLTDLIAADDQWAKPVQFFDTAGADYQEAQDDSSSRMNPREAEMVVRKVNQLIALEMPPEQIAVISPYAAQVRLLRESLPEGVECDSVDGFQGREQEVVICSLVRSNEKGEIGFLADVRRMNVAMTRAKRKLIVIGDSSTIGGNEFYARFLEYVESIDAYHSVWEEIE; encoded by the coding sequence ATGGCCAAACTCCATTTGGAATCGCTCCCTCTCGGTACGACCAACGGCGGCGTCTTCAAGCTGCTGATCGAAGAGGCCGGCGTCAATAATCGTGATATTGGCCGGATCCAACTGCAGCGGCGCAGCGCCGCGATCGAACTTCCGGCCGATGTCTGTGGACGTACGCAGCGAAAACTTGCCGATAGTGCGCCGGAACTTGTCGCTTGGGTCGAACCGGACCACGTCGAGCAACCAGCCCTTTTTCGCCAGTTGGAACGCTGTCTGCAGTTTGAAGCGAAAGAGCAGGAAGAGCGGATCGCCGGTGATCCTGGCTCGTTGCGACTGAAAGGTCTGCGTCTGCAAGATCAGTGGTCGGCGCTCGGCGGCAGGATGGTCTGCCGACTGACCGGCAAGAACCCGCAAGCCAGAATGGCGATGCACGGGCTGCGCGTCGGATCACCGATTGTGTTGCTTTCCCACAGCGGCGAAGATCGCGCTCGCGGCGTCGTTACCCGCGTCTCCTCCACCGCGCTCGAAGTCGCCATCGGCGGTTTATGGGAAGGGGACGAAGACAAACTGGGCGTTGCGATCTCGACCGACGAGATTGCCCGCAAGCGCCAAGAATGCGCGATGCTGAAAGCGGCGTCGGCCAGCGGAAATCGTACGGCGGAGTTACGCGACGTGTTGCTAGAGCTGCAGCCGCCGTCGTTTGACGAAAAGGACGACAGCCTGACCTCACCGCAATTGAACGCATCGCAACAGGCGGCGGTTCAGTTGGCGCTCTCGGCTCGTGATTTCTCAATCATTCATGGTCCGCCGGGTACCGGCAAGACGATTACGTTGGCTGAAATCGTGCGCGCGGCGGTGGCGCGCGGCGAGAAGGTCTTGGCCTGTGCGCCGAGCAACCTGGCGGTCGATAATCTGGTCGAACGCTTCTGGGCGTGTGGATTGAAAGCGGTTCGCTTGGGGCACCCAGCACGCGTCAGCGAGTCTTTGCATGACGCGCTGTTGGAGTCGCTCGTCCGCGAGCATCCTGACGCTAAGTTAGCCGAAAAGCTGGTCAGCGAGGCGAAGACCCTCTTTCGCAAAGCCGATCGCTTTACGCGTTCAAAACCGGCGCCCGGCGAAAAGCGATCGCTGCGCGACGAAGCCCGCGAGTTGTTGGACGACGCAGCGCGTATTCAGCAGCAGACTTTGGAGCGTTTGCTGGATGACGCGCCGGTCGTCTGTTGTACGTTGACCGGCATCGATGATGATCTGCTGGGCGCTCGCCGCTTTGACCTGACGGTGATCGACGAAGCTTGCCAAACGACTGAACCCGCTTGTTGGATTCCGGTCTCGCGCAGTCAACGTTTGGTGATCGCAGGCGATCATTGTCAGCTGCCGCCGACGATTGTCTCGCGCGCAGCGGAAGCGGCCGGCTTTGGCGTCAGCATGTTGGAGCGGTTGATCGCGCGATATCCGCAAGCGGCCCAGCGGTTAGAGCAGCAATATCGGATGCATGCCCACATCATGGAGTTCAGTTCGCTCGAATTTTATGATGGCGCCCTGTTGGCGGACCAGTCGGTCGAAGCGCATTCTCTGACCGACTTGATCGCTGCCGATGACCAGTGGGCGAAGCCGGTGCAGTTTTTTGATACGGCAGGCGCCGACTATCAGGAAGCGCAGGACGACTCGTCGAGTCGCATGAATCCGCGTGAAGCGGAGATGGTCGTCCGCAAAGTGAATCAGCTGATCGCCCTGGAAATGCCCCCAGAGCAGATCGCCGTCATTTCTCCCTACGCGGCGCAGGTTCGGCTGTTGCGCGAAAGCCTGCCGGAGGGCGTCGAGTGCGATTCGGTCGATGGGTTTCAAGGGCGCGAGCAGGAAGTGGTGATTTGCTCGCTGGTTCGTTCCAACGAAAAGGGAGAAATTGGGTTTTTGGCCGATGTGCGGCGGATGAATGTCGCGATGACGCGAGCGAAGCGGAAATTGATCGTGATCGGCGACAGCTCCACGATTGGGGGGAATGAGTTTTACGCTCGATTCTTGGAGTACGTGGAATCGATCGACGCTTACCACTCGGTTTGGGAAGAAATCGAGTAG
- a CDS encoding SET domain-containing protein, with translation MGRAKFIYVTQEATILNDLFQIAETPYGKGLFASRDFTKYHLIAEVLGEVIDDDDYSSSYCIDLGGTFSLEPGEPFRYLNHSCEPNCCLVYDEDEAEPPARIWVETIRYIEAGDQLTIDYAWPANAAIPCGCGTRSCRGWIVDRAEVNLLKPTQHVSSKDFTKSTAAPVLPA, from the coding sequence ATGGGAAGAGCAAAATTTATTTACGTGACTCAAGAGGCGACGATCTTGAACGATCTGTTTCAAATTGCGGAGACTCCCTATGGAAAGGGACTCTTCGCATCACGCGATTTCACGAAGTACCACCTCATCGCTGAAGTGCTTGGTGAAGTCATCGACGACGACGACTATTCGAGCAGCTATTGCATCGATCTCGGAGGGACCTTCTCGCTGGAACCTGGCGAGCCGTTCCGCTATTTGAATCACAGCTGCGAACCGAATTGCTGCTTGGTCTACGACGAAGACGAGGCGGAGCCGCCGGCGCGTATTTGGGTAGAAACTATTCGCTATATCGAAGCCGGTGACCAGCTGACGATTGACTACGCCTGGCCGGCGAATGCGGCCATTCCCTGTGGTTGCGGTACGCGGAGTTGTCGCGGCTGGATCGTGGATCGAGCCGAGGTAAATCTGTTAAAACCGACGCAACATGTTTCGTCAAAAGACTTTACAAAATCGACTGCCGCTCCGGTCCTGCCGGCTTAG
- a CDS encoding DUF2760 domain-containing protein: MGRLGTALTLFFKILFNRETAEKAQAVLLLPAAGETPAPTTKSEPPKPAEPPKPAVPRGVDALVLLAALQREARFLDLFQEDLSSFADAQIGAAVRDVHRDTKATLERIFGIERLREEEEGTSIAVPPGFNPLELRLVGSVGATPPEKARLVHAGWRATKCELPKWNGQPEAAKILAPAEAEV; the protein is encoded by the coding sequence ATGGGCCGCCTGGGTACAGCACTGACGTTGTTCTTTAAGATCCTGTTCAATCGCGAAACGGCGGAGAAAGCGCAAGCGGTGTTGCTGTTGCCCGCCGCCGGCGAAACACCAGCACCAACGACGAAATCCGAGCCCCCCAAGCCGGCGGAGCCTCCGAAGCCGGCAGTTCCGCGCGGCGTCGACGCACTCGTTCTGTTGGCGGCGCTGCAGCGTGAAGCGCGCTTCCTCGATCTGTTTCAGGAAGATCTCAGCTCCTTTGCAGACGCGCAAATTGGCGCCGCGGTTCGCGATGTTCACCGCGATACGAAAGCGACGCTCGAACGAATTTTTGGGATCGAGCGACTGCGCGAAGAAGAAGAGGGAACCAGCATCGCCGTTCCGCCCGGTTTTAATCCGCTCGAACTGCGGCTTGTCGGCTCGGTCGGAGCGACTCCTCCTGAAAAGGCTCGCCTGGTGCATGCAGGCTGGCGAGCGACCAAATGCGAATTGCCCAAGTGGAACGGTCAGCCCGAAGCGGCCAAGATTCTTGCCCCGGCCGAGGCCGAGGTTTAA
- a CDS encoding Hsp70 family protein, with product MPASYVVGIDLGTTNSVVAYASLETEQAEVELLDLPQLIAPNTVDSRHSLPSFVYLGGEAEKSQQALDLPWAEQRDFAVGEIARRQSADAPDRTVGGAKSWLSHHKVDRQQEILPWNAPEGLPQISPVEATRRYLEHLAAAWNAKFPESPLQEQTVVLTVPASFDASARELTREAAQGAGLPETLVLLEEPQAAVYAWLNHWGEKWRKQLKVNDRLLVCDVGGGTTDLTLVQVDEEGGELSLRRVAVGNHLLVGGDNMDLAMAFDVSTLFADKGINLDPWQSISLWHSCRAAKETLLQDEHAAAQPISVLGRGSKLIGGTVTVDVPRDRALKLLLDGFFPKCGADAHPERGHSSGFQELGLPYESDPAITRHLAAFLQAHRDEAEKPVTHVLFNGGVFKSDAFQDRLMEVLADWNSEAPQRLAGPHDLDYAVARGAAFYGWAKRHGGIRIRGGTARSYYIGVERAGLAIPGAPRPLNLVNVVPIGMEEGTSIHVPSQEVGLIVGETAKFRFFSSPIRKDDQPGQALSRWDEEEITETDPLETLLPKDDAIQESSVPVTFESKITELGQLELWCVSPRTGGRWKLEFNVREDD from the coding sequence ATGCCTGCCAGCTATGTCGTGGGGATTGATCTCGGCACGACCAACAGCGTTGTCGCTTACGCGTCGCTCGAAACCGAGCAAGCCGAAGTGGAGTTGCTTGACCTGCCCCAATTGATCGCTCCCAACACGGTCGACAGTCGCCATTCACTGCCGTCGTTCGTCTATCTCGGCGGCGAAGCCGAAAAGTCGCAACAGGCGCTCGATCTGCCGTGGGCCGAACAGCGCGACTTTGCGGTGGGAGAAATCGCGCGGCGGCAATCGGCCGACGCGCCCGATCGCACTGTCGGCGGTGCGAAAAGCTGGCTCTCGCATCACAAGGTTGATCGGCAACAAGAGATCTTGCCCTGGAATGCGCCCGAGGGCCTTCCGCAGATCTCGCCGGTCGAAGCGACTCGCCGCTATTTAGAACATCTGGCCGCCGCGTGGAACGCCAAGTTCCCCGAGTCGCCGCTGCAAGAGCAAACCGTCGTGCTGACGGTGCCGGCGTCGTTTGACGCCAGCGCTCGAGAGCTGACGCGTGAAGCGGCTCAAGGCGCTGGTCTGCCCGAGACGCTGGTGCTGCTCGAAGAGCCGCAGGCCGCCGTCTACGCCTGGCTAAACCACTGGGGCGAAAAGTGGCGAAAGCAGTTGAAGGTGAACGATCGTCTCTTGGTCTGCGACGTCGGCGGCGGCACGACCGACTTGACGCTGGTTCAAGTGGACGAAGAAGGGGGCGAACTTTCGCTCCGCCGCGTCGCGGTCGGCAATCACTTGCTGGTCGGCGGCGACAACATGGATCTCGCGATGGCGTTCGACGTCTCGACCCTCTTCGCTGACAAAGGGATCAATCTCGACCCGTGGCAATCGATTTCGCTCTGGCATTCGTGTCGCGCCGCCAAAGAAACGCTGCTGCAAGATGAGCACGCCGCCGCGCAGCCGATCTCGGTTTTGGGGCGCGGCAGCAAGTTGATCGGCGGTACGGTCACGGTCGACGTGCCCCGCGATCGCGCGTTGAAATTGCTGCTCGACGGCTTTTTCCCCAAGTGCGGCGCCGATGCGCATCCCGAACGCGGGCACTCCTCTGGCTTTCAAGAGTTGGGCCTTCCTTACGAATCCGATCCGGCGATCACGCGCCACCTGGCCGCTTTCTTACAAGCTCACCGCGATGAAGCGGAGAAACCGGTTACCCACGTGTTGTTTAACGGCGGCGTCTTCAAGAGCGATGCGTTCCAGGATCGCTTGATGGAAGTACTGGCCGACTGGAACAGCGAAGCCCCGCAACGTTTGGCGGGCCCGCATGATCTGGATTACGCCGTGGCGCGCGGCGCCGCCTTCTATGGTTGGGCGAAACGACACGGCGGCATTCGCATCCGCGGCGGGACCGCTCGCTCTTATTACATCGGCGTCGAACGAGCCGGCTTGGCGATCCCCGGCGCTCCGCGTCCGCTGAACCTAGTCAATGTCGTGCCGATCGGAATGGAAGAAGGGACGTCGATCCATGTTCCGTCCCAAGAGGTCGGCCTGATCGTTGGCGAGACGGCCAAGTTTCGTTTTTTCTCGTCTCCCATCCGCAAAGACGATCAACCCGGTCAGGCCCTCAGTCGCTGGGACGAAGAGGAGATCACCGAGACCGATCCGCTAGAAACATTGCTGCCGAAAGATGACGCGATTCAAGAGTCATCCGTGCCGGTGACGTTTGAATCGAAGATCACCGAATTGGGGCAATTAGAGCTATGGTGCGTCAGTCCGCGGACCGGCGGACGCTGGAAGTTAGAGTTCAACGTTCGCGAAGACGACTAG
- a CDS encoding Gfo/Idh/MocA family protein: MTQSAASRRQFLKTSAAAAAGLAVAPAFIPSTAFGANERIVTGHIGLGGQGRGNLGKFVKNAVAICDVDSKHAEQAAKIVKDKAGTECEIYGDYRKVLDRKDIDAVVISTPDHWHALPTIHACEAGKDVYCEKPLTLTIVEGRKIVDAARSNKRIVQTGSQQRSSSNFRKACELVRSGYIGKLQQVLVGIPGPNHPGKPDPVSDPPAELDFDFWLGPAPQRPYVKNHVHYNFRFFWDYSGGQMTNWGAHHIDIAHWGMGMDDSGPLSVDGEATFHPQGWHDVTETCRITYAYPNDVTMIVGQGQKDIPGGTTFIGEKGKIFVNRGKFTATPDEIGKIELTSSDVHLYDSNHHHNNFLDCIKSRELPICDAEIGHRTATACHLGNISCRLGRKIAWDAKGEKIVGDDSEASALVSRPYRSPWELT, encoded by the coding sequence ATGACGCAATCTGCTGCAAGTCGTCGTCAGTTCCTCAAGACATCGGCTGCTGCTGCGGCCGGCTTGGCTGTCGCTCCTGCTTTTATTCCTTCCACAGCGTTTGGCGCGAACGAGCGCATCGTGACCGGCCACATCGGTTTGGGTGGGCAAGGTCGCGGCAACTTGGGCAAGTTTGTCAAAAACGCCGTCGCGATCTGCGATGTCGACAGCAAGCATGCCGAACAGGCTGCGAAGATCGTGAAGGACAAAGCGGGAACCGAATGTGAGATCTACGGCGACTACCGCAAAGTGCTCGATCGTAAAGATATCGACGCCGTCGTGATCTCGACCCCCGACCATTGGCACGCATTGCCGACGATCCACGCTTGCGAAGCGGGCAAAGACGTCTATTGCGAAAAGCCGCTGACGCTGACCATTGTCGAAGGTCGCAAGATTGTTGATGCGGCGCGCAGCAACAAACGGATTGTGCAGACCGGTTCACAGCAACGATCGTCCAGCAACTTCCGCAAAGCGTGCGAATTGGTTCGTTCTGGCTATATCGGCAAGTTGCAGCAAGTGTTGGTCGGGATTCCAGGACCGAATCACCCCGGCAAACCAGATCCCGTTTCGGATCCGCCGGCCGAATTGGACTTTGACTTCTGGCTTGGCCCGGCCCCGCAGCGTCCTTACGTCAAGAATCACGTTCATTACAATTTCCGCTTTTTCTGGGACTACTCTGGCGGTCAGATGACCAACTGGGGCGCGCATCACATCGACATCGCGCACTGGGGCATGGGAATGGATGATAGCGGTCCGCTCTCGGTCGACGGCGAAGCGACCTTCCATCCCCAGGGTTGGCACGACGTGACCGAAACCTGTCGCATCACCTACGCCTATCCTAACGACGTCACCATGATCGTGGGCCAAGGCCAAAAGGATATCCCCGGCGGTACGACTTTCATCGGGGAGAAAGGAAAGATTTTCGTCAATCGCGGCAAATTCACTGCGACTCCGGACGAGATCGGCAAGATTGAATTGACGTCTAGTGACGTTCATTTGTACGACAGCAACCATCACCACAATAACTTCCTCGATTGCATCAAGTCACGTGAATTGCCGATCTGCGACGCCGAGATCGGGCATCGCACTGCGACCGCTTGCCATCTGGGGAACATCTCGTGCCGACTAGGCCGCAAGATTGCGTGGGACGCTAAGGGGGAGAAGATTGTCGGCGACGACAGCGAAGCGTCGGCCCTGGTCTCGCGTCCTTATCGCTCGCCGTGGGAGTTGACCTAA
- the rpsU gene encoding 30S ribosomal protein S21, which produces MVKVLVREKESIQEAVRRFGKLVMRSGLKKEMRRRKFYEKPSDLKRRARLRAERRSAKERSLYLD; this is translated from the coding sequence ATGGTCAAAGTTCTGGTTCGCGAGAAGGAGTCGATTCAAGAAGCTGTTCGTCGCTTTGGCAAACTGGTCATGCGCAGCGGTTTGAAAAAAGAAATGCGCCGCCGCAAGTTCTATGAAAAGCCAAGCGATTTGAAGCGCCGTGCTCGACTTCGTGCTGAACGCCGTTCCGCCAAGGAACGCTCTCTGTACCTCGACTAG
- a CDS encoding MFS transporter — translation MAPVVSLEPKLPKEETLPKPAESNSAGASSAAGQPDLVVRAVPFFYGWLILPISMVAQFCTSPGQTYGVSLFNTHFTTDLHLSSLDVSFAYMWGTIIASLPMSLIGGFADRFGLRRSMTGVVLIFGCACIFMSQVGGVWSLFLGFLLIRMFGQGSLTLLATNSVDMWFRDRLGFAVGIRNLSMPISLALFPLISESLIDSVGWRSTYFLLGLGVWAAMLPLLFIFFRNRPEDIGQLPDGVKRLPVDPQSEIQEAEIPVDLHLPQFTLGEALLTRSYWILVTLMSSWAMIATALTFVMVSFLQSRGLSAEQAPVIFLCTALTMAICQFVGGWLADHVRLHWLMASGAAMLALSVICYAQINSVYGCAIFGLVFGAAQGVAVSGASSAWARYFGRAHLGKIKGSSMTMIVAGSAAGPYLLNLGAAYFGGYEPVLWLFTAIFALLAVACLFCTPPRVHYPQPEF, via the coding sequence ATGGCCCCCGTTGTATCGCTTGAGCCGAAACTGCCCAAGGAGGAAACCCTCCCGAAGCCTGCGGAATCAAATTCTGCAGGGGCGTCATCGGCGGCTGGTCAGCCAGACTTGGTCGTGCGTGCGGTTCCTTTCTTTTATGGTTGGCTGATTCTGCCGATCTCGATGGTCGCCCAGTTTTGCACTAGCCCTGGCCAGACCTACGGCGTGTCGCTGTTCAACACGCATTTCACGACCGATTTGCATTTGAGCAGTCTCGACGTGTCGTTCGCTTATATGTGGGGAACGATTATCGCTTCGCTGCCGATGTCGCTGATCGGCGGATTCGCCGATCGATTTGGTTTACGACGATCGATGACCGGCGTGGTGCTGATCTTTGGCTGTGCTTGTATTTTTATGTCGCAGGTGGGCGGAGTCTGGAGCCTGTTTCTCGGGTTTCTCCTGATTCGGATGTTCGGCCAAGGATCGCTGACTCTGCTGGCGACCAATTCGGTCGACATGTGGTTTCGCGACCGACTTGGCTTTGCCGTTGGAATTCGTAATTTGTCGATGCCGATCTCCTTGGCGCTATTCCCTCTGATTTCCGAATCGTTGATCGACAGCGTCGGCTGGCGCTCGACCTACTTCCTGCTGGGCTTGGGAGTTTGGGCGGCGATGTTGCCGTTGTTGTTCATCTTCTTCCGCAATCGTCCCGAAGATATTGGGCAATTGCCCGACGGCGTGAAGCGCTTGCCGGTTGATCCCCAAAGCGAAATTCAGGAAGCGGAAATTCCAGTCGATTTGCATCTGCCGCAGTTCACCTTAGGGGAAGCGCTGCTGACTCGGTCTTATTGGATCCTGGTGACGCTGATGTCGTCGTGGGCGATGATCGCAACCGCGCTGACCTTTGTGATGGTCAGCTTTTTGCAAAGTCGCGGACTGAGCGCCGAGCAGGCGCCGGTGATTTTCCTTTGTACCGCGTTGACGATGGCGATCTGCCAATTTGTCGGTGGTTGGTTGGCCGATCATGTTCGCCTGCATTGGTTGATGGCGAGCGGCGCCGCGATGCTGGCCTTATCGGTCATTTGCTACGCCCAGATCAACTCGGTTTATGGTTGTGCAATTTTCGGTTTGGTGTTTGGCGCCGCGCAAGGAGTCGCCGTCTCGGGCGCGAGTTCGGCTTGGGCCCGGTACTTTGGCCGAGCGCATCTCGGTAAGATCAAGGGAAGCTCGATGACGATGATCGTCGCCGGCAGCGCCGCCGGTCCCTATTTGCTCAATTTGGGGGCCGCTTATTTTGGCGGATACGAGCCGGTTTTGTGGCTGTTTACGGCGATCTTCGCACTGCTGGCGGTCGCTTGCTTGTTCTGCACGCCGCCGCGCGTCCATTATCCGCAACCTGAATTCTGA